Proteins co-encoded in one Chloroflexota bacterium genomic window:
- a CDS encoding redoxin domain-containing protein, translating to MNDLINRPAPDFALPIAGSGRVVLADLRGNVVVLHFWSAECPWSRRADIMIVYRQAAWERKGVRVVGVACSSNEPESEIRYEAGIRHIKYPIALDADQYVANLYKVQITPHFFVLDSRGVIRYTGGLDDVTDKQRMPRKLHLDRAVSALLGNRAPDPAFTPPFGTPIVRPASSTDLSTQPS from the coding sequence ATGAACGACCTCATCAACCGCCCCGCACCCGACTTTGCTCTGCCCATCGCCGGCAGCGGGCGCGTGGTGCTGGCCGACTTGCGCGGGAACGTGGTCGTTCTGCACTTCTGGTCGGCAGAGTGCCCGTGGAGCCGCCGGGCCGACATCATGATCGTCTACCGGCAGGCGGCGTGGGAGCGCAAGGGCGTGCGGGTGGTGGGCGTTGCCTGTAGCAGTAACGAGCCGGAAAGCGAGATCCGCTACGAGGCCGGAATCCGGCACATCAAATATCCCATCGCCCTCGACGCCGACCAGTATGTGGCCAATCTTTATAAAGTTCAAATCACGCCGCACTTCTTCGTTCTGGACTCGCGCGGGGTGATTCGATACACCGGCGGCCTCGACGATGTGACCGACAAACAAAGAATGCCGCGCAAGCTTCACCTCGACCGCGCCGTGAGCGCCCTGCTCGGCAACCGCGCCCCCGACCCGGCTTTCACCCCGCCCTTTGGCACGCCCATCGTTCGCCCCGCTTCTTCCACCGACCTCTCGACACAGCCCAGTTGA
- a CDS encoding WD40 repeat domain-containing protein encodes MTTLDDTTRFPSFASLRTAHNDLLQRQRELLGGDATESIAAVESFLQRGQATGALLDAEADRRAAQSLLNYWTTSLYRLGHEPPDATLAEFDPQLAPELPDELCPYLGLDAFTETRSEMFFGRERLVAELVNTLRPQTAPVSETGAVSEGRLLAVLGPSGSGKSSVVRAGLIPALKRGGLPGSDGWTYLPPIVPGSHPLKTLKVSKTFRVLEDAEVLPHVLVVDQFEEAFTLCHDDEERQAFVDGLMALIDSEAGHRVILTMRTDFESLVGRLPELQERFEGAVRRVTPLSAGELREAIEAPAARIGLRFEAGVVDALLNDIVGEPAALPLLQFTLLKLWEGRDRNRVTWETYKQLGGGRQALAKTADAFYSALIPEEQVTAKRILLKLVRPGEGLEVTSNRALRLDLYTKAEASDRIDRVLSKFFRARLLRLTEGETGANDQVEVAHEALVRNWPRLVDWLEEERTTLRQRQRLTVAAEEWQRLDKDPSALWRGLLLDEAARYEDLNELEAEFVSAGRAADAAAEAEKRRAEEQAREAETARKVAEVERRRAEEQTRAATQLRRRSLYLAVALIAALVAVAAAGIFSVQSTRSANIARTAEAQAVEQKQIAVTAQAVAVEQQQIAVAAEAVADEQRQEAQQQTRLARARELAAQSVAQIKNRLDLALLLGMEAYRYQSGNFDDTFDSRDSLLRALQSQPRLRALLPGHTSYVYSVAFSPDGAILASGSDDRTVRLWDASDPSAPKALGEPLTGHTGSVWSVAFSLDGKTLASGSDDGTIRLWDVSDPSAPKSLGELLTGNTSAVYSVAFSPDGATLASGGGDRTVRLWDVSDLSAPKSLGEPLTGHADTVWSVAFSPNGKTLASGSDDTTVRLWDVSDPGAPKQLGELLTGHTGSVLSVAFSPDGKTLASGSDDATVRLWDVSDLGAPKQLGEPLTGHTGSVLSVAFSPDGKTLASGSADRTVRLWNVSTALNTSVPDRSTPKPLGEPLTGHTNRVSSVAFSPDGATLASGSFGEIRLWDVSTAPKALGEPLTGHTSAVYSVAFNPDGVILASGSDDRTVRLWDVSDPGAPKPLGEPLTGYRDSVWSVAFSPDGKALASSSFGEIRLWDVSDPSALKPLGEPLTGHRGFVLSMAFSPDGKTLASGSNDTTVRLWDVSDPGAPKQLGEPLTSHADSVWSVAFSPNGKTLASGSDDTTVRLWDVSDPSAPKSLGEPLAGHSGSVWSVAFSPNGATLTSSSDDRAIILWPLSPQAWMERACRIVGRNFTPSEWRRFFPPEEPYRETCEQWAEGK; translated from the coding sequence ATGACGACACTTGACGATACCACTCGCTTTCCCTCTTTCGCCTCCCTGCGCACGGCCCATAACGACCTGCTTCAGCGTCAGCGCGAACTCCTGGGCGGCGACGCAACCGAGTCGATTGCGGCTGTCGAGTCGTTTCTCCAGCGCGGCCAGGCAACGGGCGCATTGTTGGATGCCGAGGCTGATCGGCGAGCGGCCCAGAGTTTGCTCAACTACTGGACAACGTCGTTGTATCGCCTCGGGCACGAACCGCCCGACGCCACCTTAGCCGAGTTCGATCCCCAACTCGCGCCGGAATTGCCCGACGAACTCTGCCCTTATTTGGGCCTCGACGCCTTCACCGAAACCAGGAGCGAGATGTTCTTCGGGCGGGAGCGGCTGGTGGCCGAACTAGTGAACACGTTGCGCCCCCAGACCGCGCCGGTCTCAGAGACCGGCGCAGTCTCCGAGGGGCGGCTGCTCGCCGTGCTGGGGCCGTCGGGCAGTGGCAAATCGTCGGTGGTCCGGGCGGGGCTGATTCCGGCGTTGAAAAGAGGCGGCCTCCCCGGCAGTGACGGCTGGACGTATCTGCCGCCTATCGTGCCTGGCTCGCACCCGCTAAAGACCCTAAAGGTCTCTAAGACCTTTAGGGTCTTGGAGGACGCCGAAGTCTTGCCCCATGTCCTCGTCGTGGATCAATTTGAAGAGGCGTTCACGTTGTGCCACGACGACGAAGAGCGTCAGGCGTTTGTGGATGGACTGATGGCGTTGATCGACTCCGAGGCCGGACATCGGGTTATCCTGACGATGCGGACGGACTTCGAGTCGCTGGTGGGTCGCTTGCCGGAACTTCAGGAGCGGTTCGAGGGCGCAGTGCGGCGGGTGACGCCGCTGTCGGCGGGCGAACTGCGCGAGGCGATTGAAGCGCCCGCGGCCCGCATTGGCCTGAGGTTCGAGGCCGGGGTGGTGGACGCCCTGCTCAACGACATTGTGGGTGAACCGGCGGCTCTGCCGCTGTTGCAGTTTACGTTGTTGAAATTGTGGGAAGGCCGCGACCGCAACCGGGTGACGTGGGAGACCTACAAGCAGTTGGGCGGCGGGCGGCAGGCGCTGGCCAAGACCGCCGACGCGTTTTACAGCGCCCTTATTCCCGAAGAGCAGGTGACGGCCAAACGCATCCTGCTCAAGTTAGTGCGCCCCGGCGAAGGGTTGGAAGTGACCAGCAACCGCGCGTTGCGGCTCGATCTCTATACCAAAGCCGAAGCTAGTGACCGCATTGACCGGGTGCTGAGCAAGTTTTTCCGGGCGCGGCTCTTGCGCCTGACCGAGGGCGAGACCGGGGCCAACGATCAGGTGGAAGTAGCCCACGAGGCGCTGGTGCGCAATTGGCCGCGCCTGGTGGATTGGCTGGAAGAGGAACGCACTACCTTGCGCCAACGGCAACGCCTGACTGTTGCCGCCGAAGAATGGCAGAGGTTGGATAAAGACCCTTCGGCGTTGTGGCGCGGCCTTCTGCTCGACGAGGCGGCCCGGTACGAGGATTTGAACGAATTGGAGGCCGAGTTTGTGAGCGCCGGGCGCGCGGCGGATGCGGCGGCAGAGGCAGAAAAGCGCCGCGCTGAAGAGCAAGCCCGCGAAGCCGAAACCGCGCGCAAGGTGGCCGAGGTGGAACGACGGCGGGCCGAGGAACAAACCCGGGCCGCAACCCAACTACGCCGCCGCTCGCTGTATTTGGCTGTTGCGTTGATTGCCGCTCTCGTGGCGGTGGCAGCGGCAGGAATATTTAGCGTGCAATCCACCCGGAGCGCCAACATCGCCCGGACTGCCGAGGCGCAAGCGGTTGAGCAAAAGCAAATCGCTGTTACCGCTCAAGCCGTTGCCGTTGAGCAACAACAAATTGCCGTTGCCGCTGAAGCCGTCGCCGACGAGCAACGCCAAGAAGCCCAACAGCAAACCCGCCTGGCCCGCGCCCGGGAGCTGGCTGCCCAATCCGTGGCCCAGATCAAAAATCGGTTGGATCTGGCTTTGCTATTAGGGATGGAAGCCTATCGCTATCAAAGTGGAAACTTCGACGATACGTTTGACTCGCGCGACAGCCTCCTGCGCGCCTTACAGAGCCAGCCGCGTTTACGCGCCCTTCTCCCCGGCCACACGAGTTATGTGTATAGCGTGGCCTTCAGCCCGGATGGGGCGATCCTGGCCTCCGGCAGTGACGACAGGACCGTCCGCCTGTGGGATGCCTCTGACCCAAGCGCGCCCAAGGCGCTGGGCGAGCCGCTGACTGGCCACACGGGTTCGGTGTGGAGCGTGGCCTTCAGCCTGGATGGGAAGACTCTGGCTTCCGGCAGTGACGATGGGACCATCCGCCTGTGGGATGTATCCGACCCAAGCGCGCCCAAGTCGCTGGGCGAGCTACTGACTGGCAACACGAGTGCGGTTTATAGCGTGGCCTTCAGCCCGGATGGGGCGACTCTGGCTTCCGGGGGTGGCGACAGGACCGTCCGCCTGTGGGATGTATCCGACCTAAGCGCGCCCAAATCGCTGGGCGAGCCGCTGACCGGCCACGCGGATACGGTGTGGAGCGTGGCCTTCAGCCCGAATGGGAAGACCCTGGCTTCCGGCAGTGACGACACGACCGTCCGCCTGTGGGATGTGTCCGACCCTGGCGCGCCTAAACAGCTGGGCGAGCTGCTGACCGGCCACACGGGTTCGGTGTTGAGCGTGGCCTTCAGCCCGGATGGGAAGACTTTGGCTTCCGGGAGTGATGACGCGACCGTCCGCCTGTGGGATGTATCCGACCTTGGCGCGCCTAAACAGCTGGGCGAGCCGCTGACCGGCCACACGGGTTCGGTGTTGAGCGTGGCCTTCAGCCCGGATGGGAAGACTTTGGCTTCCGGCAGTGCCGACAGAACCGTCCGTCTTTGGAATGTTTCGACTGCGCTCAACACCAGTGTGCCCGACCGAAGCACACCTAAACCGCTGGGCGAGCCGCTGACTGGCCACACGAATCGGGTGTCGAGCGTGGCCTTCAGCCCCGATGGGGCAACCCTGGCTTCCGGCAGTTTTGGCGAAATCCGCCTGTGGGACGTTTCGACTGCACCCAAGGCGTTGGGCGAGCCGCTGACCGGCCACACGAGTGCGGTGTATAGCGTGGCCTTCAACCCGGATGGGGTGATCCTGGCCTCTGGCAGTGACGACAGGACCGTCCGCCTGTGGGATGTGTCCGACCCTGGCGCGCCTAAACCGCTGGGCGAGCCGCTAACCGGCTACAGGGATTCGGTGTGGAGCGTGGCCTTCAGCCCGGATGGGAAGGCCCTGGCTTCCAGCAGTTTTGGCGAAATCCGCCTGTGGGATGTATCCGACCCAAGCGCGCTCAAACCGCTGGGCGAGCCGTTGACTGGCCACAGGGGTTTTGTGTTGAGCATGGCCTTCAGCCCGGATGGGAAGACCTTGGCTTCCGGCAGTAACGACACGACCGTCCGTCTGTGGGATGTGTCCGACCCAGGCGCGCCCAAACAGCTGGGCGAGCCGCTGACCAGCCATGCGGATTCGGTGTGGAGCGTGGCCTTCAGCCCGAATGGGAAGACCCTGGCTTCCGGCAGTGACGACACGACCGTCCGCCTGTGGGATGTGTCCGACCCAAGCGCACCTAAATCGCTGGGCGAGCCACTGGCCGGCCACTCGGGTTCGGTGTGGAGCGTAGCCTTTAGCCCCAATGG
- a CDS encoding PD40 domain-containing protein: protein MYPYRRPSPLPRILALGAVGIVVGLGVIILFFGLPRVTVFSPEGDGASSLAPIVITFNQPMQHESVESRFRVEPGMPGVFSWSANTLRFTPGGEWPAGTIKVTLASGAVSGRGLPLWVESSWEFSVGAPGLAFLLQTNEVANIWVMSFDGTEPAQITKETFGVEDFAVSPDGTQIVYVARRADGGGDLRNISRDGSTVSDLLACPDDLCTAPVFSFDGLRLAFERHSLAEAGTSQVQVLDLETAQLMSPGDDESHLTQSPRFARDGRLSYFNRTLQAIAVYDFNARFTTFIPASSGEVGSWSPDGQFIVYPEIIFPPEPTLAPESTHDPDEEHTDLFYSHLLKVTVATNHTQNLSGEGVVEDASPVYSPSGGWLAFGRKLLAQDQWTPGKQLWLMRADGSEAHVLSNEPLRNYSAFVWSPDEKQLVYMRFDVTDPSSLPELWVVNADGSNPRLLVAGGYLPEWLP, encoded by the coding sequence ATGTATCCCTATCGCCGCCCCTCGCCCCTGCCGCGCATTCTCGCGCTGGGCGCAGTCGGCATCGTCGTCGGGCTGGGCGTCATCATCCTGTTCTTCGGCCTGCCCCGCGTCACAGTGTTTTCTCCTGAAGGTGACGGCGCTTCGTCGCTCGCGCCCATCGTCATCACCTTTAACCAGCCCATGCAACACGAGTCAGTTGAGAGTCGATTCCGGGTTGAGCCAGGCATGCCGGGCGTGTTCAGTTGGTCGGCGAACACCTTGCGCTTCACGCCGGGCGGCGAGTGGCCGGCTGGAACGATCAAAGTCACGCTGGCTTCGGGCGCGGTCTCCGGGCGCGGCCTGCCGCTGTGGGTCGAGTCGAGTTGGGAGTTCAGCGTTGGCGCGCCCGGCCTGGCGTTTCTGTTGCAGACGAACGAGGTGGCGAATATCTGGGTAATGTCGTTTGATGGAACTGAGCCGGCTCAAATTACAAAAGAGACATTCGGGGTGGAAGATTTCGCCGTCAGCCCCGATGGGACACAGATTGTGTACGTCGCCCGTCGCGCCGACGGCGGCGGCGATTTGCGCAACATCAGCCGCGACGGCTCAACCGTGAGCGACCTGCTGGCCTGCCCGGACGATCTTTGCACCGCGCCCGTCTTCTCGTTCGACGGTCTGCGTCTGGCCTTTGAGCGCCACTCGCTGGCCGAAGCGGGGACTTCGCAAGTCCAGGTTTTGGATCTGGAGACGGCTCAACTCATGAGTCCGGGCGACGATGAGTCCCATCTCACCCAAAGCCCGCGCTTCGCTCGTGATGGCCGGTTGAGTTACTTCAACCGGACTCTGCAAGCCATTGCTGTTTACGATTTCAACGCCAGGTTCACCACTTTCATCCCGGCCTCCTCGGGGGAAGTCGGCTCGTGGTCGCCCGACGGCCAGTTCATCGTTTACCCGGAGATCATCTTTCCCCCCGAACCGACGCTCGCCCCGGAGTCCACTCACGATCCGGACGAAGAACACACCGATCTCTTTTATAGTCATCTCCTGAAGGTGACGGTGGCGACCAATCACACCCAAAACTTGTCGGGTGAGGGCGTGGTTGAAGATGCTTCGCCGGTCTATTCGCCGTCCGGCGGGTGGCTGGCCTTTGGCCGCAAGCTGTTGGCGCAAGACCAGTGGACGCCGGGCAAGCAGTTGTGGCTGATGCGGGCTGACGGCTCGGAGGCGCATGTTTTGAGCAACGAGCCGCTTCGCAATTACAGCGCCTTCGTCTGGAGTCCCGACGAGAAGCAGTTGGTGTACATGCGTTTCGATGTCACCGATCCTTCCAGCCTGCCGGAGTTGTGGGTCGTGAACGCCGACGGCTCGAACCCGCGCTTGTTAGTGGCCGGCGGGTATTTGCCGGAGTGGTTGCCGTAG
- a CDS encoding transcriptional repressor — MLTETSLVEAFAARGYKLTQPRRAVLKVIAEAGASLSPAEIHARAKKMHARTGLVTVYRTLEALVECGSIRKVHQTDGCHSYAPASEGHAHHVICEKCHAVTEFDNCDLADLLKAVQRRTGFKVESHWLELFGLCPNCK, encoded by the coding sequence GTGCTTACCGAAACCTCCCTCGTCGAAGCCTTCGCCGCTCGCGGCTACAAGCTCACCCAGCCGCGCCGGGCAGTGCTCAAAGTCATCGCCGAAGCCGGGGCCAGCCTCAGCCCGGCGGAGATTCACGCCCGCGCCAAAAAGATGCACGCCCGCACAGGGCTGGTGACGGTCTATCGCACCCTCGAAGCATTGGTTGAGTGTGGCTCGATTCGCAAAGTGCATCAAACCGACGGCTGTCACTCGTACGCCCCGGCCAGCGAGGGCCACGCCCACCACGTCATCTGCGAGAAGTGCCACGCCGTGACCGAGTTCGACAACTGCGACCTGGCCGACCTGCTCAAGGCCGTGCAACGACGCACTGGATTCAAAGTTGAAAGTCACTGGCTGGAATTGTTCGGCCTGTGTCCGAATTGCAAGTAG
- a CDS encoding permease, with protein MSAMSRFGRTILLFAFALAAVFLWLALGQLANANLLSGVLDQLATFTTVFLGIFIEAAPFLLLGTLASGIVEVYVSKDDLARLIPRDPIRGALVGATMGVFFPVCECGVVPLTRKLFSKGLPLSVGVAFLLAAPVFNPIVIASTIAAFGVGKILFLRLGLTLVISTITGLIFSTQKQPEQLLLPSGLHSPPLFDAVSNGAQAGVGGGGSRPSLRDGIPQILTVAVDEFFEMGRYLIIGALLAALTQVIVPRSALLAVSAGPVISVLALIVLAVILSICSTVDAFIALAFAGTFTTGSITAFLVFGPMVDIKSTIMFLGVFKRRAVVYLILLPLVMIILASVFINLNTTW; from the coding sequence ATGTCCGCCATGTCGCGTTTTGGCCGAACCATCCTCCTTTTCGCCTTTGCTCTCGCCGCCGTGTTCCTGTGGCTGGCTCTGGGCCAGCTTGCCAATGCCAATCTGCTCAGCGGCGTCCTTGATCAGCTTGCCACTTTCACCACCGTCTTCCTCGGCATCTTCATCGAAGCCGCGCCGTTCTTGTTGCTGGGCACGCTGGCCTCCGGCATCGTCGAAGTGTACGTGAGCAAAGACGATCTGGCCCGCCTCATTCCACGCGATCCGATTCGCGGGGCGCTGGTGGGGGCGACGATGGGCGTGTTCTTTCCGGTGTGTGAGTGCGGCGTGGTGCCGCTCACCCGCAAGCTGTTCAGCAAAGGCCTGCCGCTCTCGGTCGGCGTCGCCTTCCTGCTGGCCGCGCCGGTGTTCAACCCCATCGTCATTGCCAGCACTATTGCCGCCTTTGGCGTCGGCAAAATTTTGTTTCTGCGCCTCGGCCTCACCCTGGTCATCTCGACGATCACCGGCCTGATCTTCTCCACCCAAAAACAGCCTGAGCAGTTGTTATTGCCCTCCGGCCTCCACTCCCCTCCCCTGTTCGATGCTGTTTCGAACGGCGCGCAGGCGGGGGTCGGGGGTGGGGGTAGCCGCCCCTCCCTCCGCGACGGCATCCCGCAAATCCTCACTGTGGCCGTAGACGAGTTCTTTGAGATGGGGCGTTATCTGATCATCGGCGCGCTGCTGGCCGCCCTCACCCAGGTCATCGTGCCGCGCTCGGCTCTGCTGGCCGTGAGCGCCGGGCCGGTGATCTCGGTGCTGGCCCTCATCGTCCTGGCCGTCATCCTTTCCATCTGCTCCACCGTTGACGCCTTCATCGCCCTGGCCTTCGCCGGAACGTTCACCACCGGTTCCATCACGGCCTTTCTTGTTTTCGGCCCGATGGTTGACATCAAGAGCACGATTATGTTCCTCGGCGTCTTCAAACGTCGGGCCGTCGTCTATCTGATCCTGTTGCCGCTGGTCATGATTATTCTCGCTTCCGTCTTTATCAACTTGAACACGACCTGGTGA
- a CDS encoding zinc ABC transporter substrate-binding protein yields the protein MSFHARPGRATILVFSLLSFLFAACGNPLGEPASGKLNVIATYSILGDLAQNVGGDKVDARTLVGPDGDAHTFAPSPADGAALIGATVVFENGLEFEPWLDDLYASSDSKATRVVVTDGIEPRMTPEEPGHSLGESDPHVWHSVANVIHMTRNIRDALAGADPANAATYAANAEAYIAKLQELDTWIFEQVKTLPEARRKLVTSHDTFGYFAERYGFEIVGAALESASTETADPSASDLAALVDEIKAVGVPAIFAENVHNPKLMAQVAAEAGVTLAPQLYTDALGRPGSDGSTYLDMMRYNVITIVTELGK from the coding sequence ATGTCTTTTCACGCCAGACCCGGTAGAGCCACAATTCTCGTCTTCAGCTTGTTGTCGTTCCTGTTCGCCGCCTGCGGCAACCCCCTCGGCGAACCGGCCAGCGGCAAGCTCAACGTCATTGCCACTTACAGCATTTTGGGCGACCTGGCGCAGAACGTGGGCGGCGACAAAGTTGACGCGCGGACTCTGGTGGGGCCGGACGGCGACGCTCACACCTTTGCCCCCAGCCCGGCAGACGGCGCCGCTTTGATCGGGGCAACCGTCGTGTTTGAAAACGGCCTTGAGTTTGAACCCTGGCTGGACGATCTTTACGCTTCATCCGATTCAAAAGCGACTCGGGTTGTAGTGACCGATGGCATTGAGCCGCGCATGACGCCGGAAGAGCCGGGGCACAGCCTCGGCGAATCCGATCCGCACGTCTGGCACAGCGTTGCCAATGTCATTCACATGACGCGGAACATTCGTGACGCCCTGGCCGGGGCCGACCCGGCCAACGCCGCAACCTACGCCGCCAACGCCGAAGCTTACATTGCCAAATTGCAGGAACTGGATACGTGGATATTTGAGCAGGTGAAAACTCTGCCGGAGGCCAGACGCAAGCTTGTCACCTCGCACGACACCTTCGGCTACTTTGCCGAACGATACGGCTTCGAGATCGTCGGCGCGGCGCTGGAGTCGGCCAGCACCGAGACCGCCGACCCGTCGGCTTCAGACCTCGCGGCGCTGGTGGACGAGATCAAGGCCGTTGGCGTGCCGGCCATCTTTGCCGAGAACGTTCATAACCCGAAGCTCATGGCCCAGGTCGCCGCCGAGGCCGGCGTGACTCTGGCCCCGCAACTTTACACCGACGCCCTGGGCCGCCCCGGCAGTGACGGCTCAACCTACCTCGATATGATGCGCTACAACGTCATCACCATCGTGACCGAGCTTGGCAAATAG
- a CDS encoding PD40 domain-containing protein: protein MKFSKFDVVVWGAVIVAGLIIIGVLVIGDQVGARAARTYPNDGGSVGGRERIGLEFAQAMQTESVEQRFSIEPPVPGHFVWEGQALWFVPDDLFQRGVRYTARLAAGALAQSGQAMKRDLSWGFSVRPAWVVYTSPSTGARQLWRISSEGGEAAQLTNGSGTVYEFTVSPDGSQIAYAASNSQNGIDLWAMASDGSNGRLLVNCGPDLCFEPAWSPDGQRIAYSFIGSGLVPGSRNTARIWTLDLNTNQTAPLYEDTQMLGNRASWSPEGKRLAFYDSGAGGIRALNLETKQEVVVKTAIGEMGAWSPDGNAMLFNDLQLGETPFIGLYRADLNTGDLTLLLGPESQWEAYAAPALSPDGQWVVLGLRTKDGAGKQLWLMHPDGSEARAITDDKNYTNDSYRWDSWGQAIVFQRIKLDTPEAAPEIMVWPVNGGTPRLLAKDAVSPAWMP, encoded by the coding sequence ATGAAGTTCAGCAAGTTTGATGTCGTCGTCTGGGGCGCGGTGATCGTCGCCGGCCTGATCATCATCGGCGTGCTGGTCATCGGCGATCAGGTGGGCGCGCGCGCCGCCCGCACTTACCCGAACGACGGCGGCAGTGTGGGTGGCCGAGAGCGCATTGGCCTTGAGTTTGCTCAGGCGATGCAAACCGAGTCGGTCGAACAACGATTCAGCATTGAGCCACCCGTTCCGGGCCACTTCGTCTGGGAAGGGCAGGCGTTGTGGTTCGTGCCGGATGATCTTTTCCAGCGCGGCGTTCGTTACACGGCCCGGCTGGCCGCCGGGGCGTTGGCGCAATCGGGCCAGGCTATGAAGCGTGACCTGTCGTGGGGCTTCAGTGTGCGCCCGGCGTGGGTGGTCTACACCTCACCTTCCACCGGAGCGCGCCAGTTGTGGCGAATCAGCAGTGAGGGCGGCGAAGCGGCCCAACTGACAAACGGCAGCGGAACCGTGTACGAGTTCACCGTCTCGCCCGACGGATCGCAAATCGCCTACGCCGCCAGTAATTCACAAAATGGCATTGACTTGTGGGCAATGGCCAGCGATGGATCGAACGGACGATTGCTGGTGAATTGCGGCCCCGACCTGTGTTTCGAACCGGCCTGGTCGCCAGACGGCCAACGAATTGCCTACAGCTTCATCGGCAGTGGCCTCGTGCCCGGCTCGCGCAACACGGCCCGCATTTGGACGCTCGACCTGAACACCAACCAGACTGCGCCGCTTTACGAAGACACGCAAATGCTGGGCAACCGCGCCAGTTGGTCGCCTGAGGGCAAGCGGCTAGCGTTTTATGACTCCGGGGCGGGCGGCATTCGCGCCCTGAACCTTGAAACGAAGCAGGAAGTTGTGGTGAAGACCGCCATCGGCGAAATGGGCGCGTGGTCGCCCGATGGCAACGCCATGTTGTTCAATGATTTGCAGTTGGGCGAAACCCCATTCATCGGACTCTATCGCGCCGATCTGAACACGGGCGATCTCACGCTTCTGCTCGGCCCGGAATCACAATGGGAGGCCTATGCCGCCCCCGCCCTCTCGCCCGACGGCCAGTGGGTGGTGCTGGGCCTGCGAACCAAAGACGGCGCCGGCAAGCAATTGTGGCTGATGCATCCCGACGGCTCGGAAGCGCGAGCCATCACCGACGACAAGAATTACACCAACGACAGTTATCGCTGGGATTCCTGGGGACAGGCCATCGTCTTTCAACGCATCAAGCTGGACACGCCCGAGGCCGCGCCGGAGATCATGGTCTGGCCGGTGAACGGCGGCACGCCGCGCCTGCTGGCGAAGGACGCGGTTTCGCCGGCCTGGATGCCTTGA
- a CDS encoding TIGR03943 family protein, whose amino-acid sequence MYRSLQALILAALGMFFLYKIWSGTLYWYINQRFTALTLIAALGFLALAQAVLARRKQATAETHHEHDGHDHHDHEHPRLPVWSLWVVALPVLLGVLLPAKPLGSAAIANRGVNTTAPLTAGAAQPARLDISPTDRTILDWIRAFNYASDPKTFEDQPADVIGFVYHDSRLQGGQFLAGRFTVNCCVADAMALGVIVQWPDSAGLADNSWVRVRGSVQAAKIDGRSIPLIVAESVESVPPPDQPYLYP is encoded by the coding sequence ATGTATCGCTCTCTTCAAGCCCTCATCCTGGCCGCGCTCGGTATGTTCTTCCTGTACAAAATCTGGTCGGGCACGCTGTACTGGTACATCAACCAGCGCTTCACCGCCCTGACGCTCATCGCCGCTCTGGGCTTTCTGGCCCTGGCTCAGGCTGTCCTCGCGCGCCGCAAGCAAGCCACGGCTGAAACGCATCACGAACACGACGGCCATGATCATCACGATCACGAACATCCGAGACTCCCTGTCTGGAGTCTGTGGGTGGTGGCCCTGCCGGTTCTCCTCGGCGTTCTGCTCCCGGCCAAGCCGCTCGGTTCCGCCGCCATTGCCAACCGGGGCGTGAACACAACCGCCCCCCTCACCGCCGGGGCGGCTCAACCGGCAAGACTCGACATCTCTCCGACCGACCGCACCATCCTCGACTGGATTCGCGCCTTCAACTATGCCTCTGATCCCAAAACGTTTGAAGACCAACCTGCCGACGTGATCGGATTCGTTTATCACGACAGCCGGTTGCAAGGCGGACAGTTTTTGGCCGGGCGCTTCACCGTCAACTGCTGTGTGGCCGACGCGATGGCGCTGGGCGTGATCGTGCAGTGGCCCGACTCGGCCGGGCTGGCCGACAACAGTTGGGTGCGCGTGCGCGGCTCGGTTCAGGCCGCCAAGATTGACGGGCGCTCGATTCCGCTCATCGTGGCCGAGTCCGTCGAGTCGGTCCCGCCGCCCGACCAGCCTTACCTCTATCCATGA